Genomic DNA from Pseudomonadota bacterium:
AATTGCAAGAAAATAGGACATATTTCCTACTCTTCCACACCATCCATGATGTGCTGAAGGCTGAAAAGGCTTTAAAAAGACATGGCTTTAACTTTGAACTCGTGCCTGTACCAAGGAACTTGAGTTCAGACTGTGGATCATGTATAAAGTTAAAAGACCGTATCGAGGATGTAACTCCATATATTGAGGATATTGAACTCGACAGGTGCTTCGTATTTGATGGAAAGGAATACAAAGAGGTAAAGCTGAAGGCTGATAGCTAATGGCTATA
This window encodes:
- a CDS encoding DUF3343 domain-containing protein, whose product is MQENRTYFLLFHTIHDVLKAEKALKRHGFNFELVPVPRNLSSDCGSCIKLKDRIEDVTPYIEDIELDRCFVFDGKEYKEVKLKADS